DNA from Bradyrhizobium diazoefficiens USDA 110:
CGGGGAGATAATAGTCGGTCCAGGCCTTGGGCTGATTCTTCAGCGTGCCAGTCTTGTAGAGATGGGCGGCGAATTTCATCGTACCCTGCGGCTCGAGATTCCACTCCATCATGCCGGGCTCCTTCAGCAGATCGAGCAGCTCCTCCGCCGAGGTCTTGTCGCCGGTGATCTCCTTGTAGATCTCGACGGCTTGCCTGGTGTCGCTGCGGATCAGGTCCTGCGCTTCCTTGGTGGCGTCGCGCACGGCCTGGATGATCTTGGGATTGGCGTCGGCGAATTTGGTCGTGGTGAAGAACTGGGCCTGGCTGAGCGGGCCGCCCATCACGTCGGGCGACGACAGCACGACATGCGCGCCCGGCACGTTCTTCAGCTCCAGGAACGTGAAGGGCGGGATCGAGAAGTGGGTGTGCACCTCGTGCTTGGAATTGGCGAGCGCCGCATAGGCGTCGGGATGGCCGAGCTGCACGGTGTTGGCGTCGAGCTTCGACCATTGATCGGCGCCGAAGGCCTCGGCCGCCGCGATCTGAAGCACGATCGCCTGGGTCGAGACTTTCACCGTCGGCACCGCGATCTTGTCGCCGGGGCCGAAATCCCTGATCGACTTGATGTTGGCATCGCGGCTGATCAGCGTCATCGGCTGCGCCGAGGTTGCGACGATGCCCTTCACGCCGCCGCGGGTACGGTCCCACAGCAACAGGAGATTGCCGGTGCCGGTGTTGAGGATGTCGACGCCGCCCGCGAGCAGCGCATCGGTCTGGGCGCCGCCGCCGGAGAAGGTGACCCATTTGGTCGTGACGCCGGGCACACCGAGGCTGGCGGCATGCTTCTCGATCAGCTTCTGCTTCTCCATGATGTGGCTCGGCATGTAGAAAATGCCGGGCTGGCGCGACAGCGAGATCTCGGACTTCTGCTGTGCATGCGCCGCGGACACCGAGAGGGCGGTTGCGGCGATCAGGGCGGCAGCCGCAAGCTTGCTACGAAGATGCATCATCATTGTTGTGTGTTTCCTCCGGCCAGCGTCGAGCTGCGTTGACCCTGCTGATGCACTAATATATTAGTGCATCAAAGGCAAGCCCGCGGGACCCGACATGGAAGTAACCCATACCGCGCCGCGCGCGGCACGACCCGCCCGGCTCGACCGCGCCCGCCAGGCCGCGCCGCAGGTGTTCGAACGGCTGCGCAATGCGATCATCGCCCTGGAGCTGCCGCCGGGCGCGCCGCTGTCCCGCGCCGAGCTCGCCGGCCAGTTCGGCGTCAGCTCGACGCCGGTGCGCGATGCCTTGATGCGGCTCGAGGAAGAGGGCCTGGTCGACGTCTTTCCGCAGCACGCGACCGTGGTCAGCCGGATCGACATCGGCCGCGCCCAGCAGGCGCATTTCCTGCGCCAGGCGCTGGAGCTCGAGATCGTCCGCCTGCTCGCGGAGAAGCATGACGACGCCCTGATCATCCGCCTCGACCACGCCATCGCACTCCAGCAGCAATTCGCGAAGGCCGGCGAGTTCGAGGCGTTCATGGCCGCCGACAACGACTTCCACGCCCAGCTCTACGCCGCCGCCGGCAAGCAGGAGCTGTGGGCACTGGTGCGCAGCCGCAGCGGCCATATCGACCGGCTGCGCCGGCTGCATCTGCCCTCACCGGGCAAGGCCCAGAATATCGTGCGCCACCACAGGCTGATCACCCGCGCGATCGAGGCCGGGGACGCCGATGCCGCGCAACAGCATCTGCGCAAGCATCTGTCGGGCACGCTGAGCGAGCTCGACAAGATCCGGAGCCACCACCCGGAGTACCTGACGGACTAGTCAGGCGGCGTTGCGCCGGTCCGGCCCGCGATAATCGGCATCGTCGCTGTTGCGGCGGTCCATCGGACCAGTGCGCAGCCTGACGAAGAAGGCCTGGACCTCGGTGGCGAGGCGTTCGGCCGCTCCAGAAACGTGGTTCGCGGCGCCCATCACGTCGTCGGCCGAGCGGTTGGTTTCCGCGATGGCGCCGGAGACGGTCCCGATGCTGGTCGCCAGCGTCTGCGTGCCCGACGCCGCCATCTGGACGTTCTGCGAGATCTCCCGCGTCGCGGCGCCCTGCTCCTCCACGGCGCTGGCAATCGCCGCGGTCACCTCGTCGATCCGGCGCATGGCGGTTGCGACCTCCTTGACGGAGGCGACTGCGCTGCCGGTCGAGTTCTGGATCGCGGCAATGTGCTGAGCGATGTCCTGCGTCGCATTGCGGGTCTGGTCGGCCAGCGCCTTGACCTCGGAGGCCACCACCGCAAAGCCGCGGCCGGCTTCACCGGCGCGCGCGGCCTCGATGGTGGCGTTGAGCGCCAAAAGGTTGGTCTGGCCCGCGATCGCCTGGATCAAATCGACCACCGAGCTGATGCTCTGGGCGGCGTGCGCGAGGCCTTCGATCTCGGCCTCGGAGCGCGCGGTCACCTCGCCCGCCGACCGCACGGTCTTGTTCGACAGTTCGATCTGCCGGCCGATCTCGACGATGGAGCTCGCGAGCTGCTCGGCCGCCGCGGCGACGGTCTGGACGTTGACCGCGGTCTGTTCGGATGCGGTCGCTGCGGACGCGGCCTGGCTCGTCGCATGGTTGGCGATGCCGCCGAGGCTCTCTGCGGTCTGCCGCATGGTGCCGGCGTTCTCGCCGACCAGCGCGAGCAGGTCGCGCGAGGTCCCGCGAAATTCCTCGACCGCGTCCTCCATGTTGCGGTTGGCCGCTTCGCGCGCCTCCGCCTCGCGCGCGAGAGACGCCGCCGCCTGTTGCTGGGCGATCACGTTGTCGCGGAACTTCGCCACCGCCTGCGAGACCACTCCGATCTCGTCGCCGCGCCCGGCCGTCTTGAATTCGACACTGGTGTCGCCCCCGGACAGGCGCGCGGAATCGCCCACCAGCTCGACGATCGGACGGGTGATGGAGCGCGCAACCAGGATCGCAATCGTTGTCCCGAGCGCAAGCCCCGCGGCGAGCAGGATCCATTGCAGCAGCAGCAACCTCTCGACCGCGTCGGCCACGCTGCGGGCGTCCTCGGCGAGCTTCGACTGTTGGTCGCTCTTGAGTCCGCCGGAGCGCTTGCCATCCGTGTCCTTGCGACCGTCGAGCAGATCGAGGATGCGGGCCGCGCGCGGCGCGGCCTCGGTGGACAGGATGAAGACCGGCGCGTTCCATTGCGGCGTCTGGCGGATCGCGAAGATCTTCTGCGGCAGCGGGGTGAAGGCCTCGTTCGCCCTGGCGATGGCCCGGTAAGCGGACGCCTGCCTTTCGGTGAGCAGATCCGCCTGGGTGCCGACCGATGCGAGCGCGGCCCTGAAGGTCGCGAGCGGCTTTTCGAACTTGTCACGGTCGGCCGCCTCGCCCGAGGCGACGTAGAGCCGCAATTGCGATCCCGCCGCGGCGAGATTGCCGCGCACGTCGGCGAAGGTCTTGAGCAGGCGCTTGCGCTGGGGCGTCGCCTCCAGCGCCTCCTCCTCGTCGATCATCGCGGTGATCTCGGCGAACATGGTCGCGATCAGCGGCGCGGCCTCCTTGGCCAGGAGCTCGCTCGCCGGATAGGCCGACGGAGTGAAGGCGGCGAGCTCGGCCTTGTCTTGGGCCTGGCGAAATTCCGCGATCAGCGCCCTGGCTTCGCTCCAGTTGGTCTTGTTCTGCGGGTTGGAAAACCCCTCCGCCATGCGGTCGACCGCGGCGGCGGTGCGATCCAGGTCGGCCCAGACCGCCGCCCGGTCACGCTTGCCCTGCGCATCGCCGGTCAGCAGATAGCCGCGCAGCACCGAGAGCGTGGAGTAGAGATTGCCGACGAGTTCCGTGCTTGCGACTGCGACCGGCGCTCGCAGATCCACGACCGTCTTGATCCGCGACGAGATGTCCGAGACGGCGGCGACGGTGTAGATCACGGTCGCGGCGAGCAGAATGCAGATCAGCGCAAAGCCGCCGAGCAGCCGGGTCCGAATTCCGGTGTTCGCAATCGATTTGAACATGGAAGATCTCGTGCTGGTGGTCGGTTGATCGGTTGGCGTGGTGGGACGCCAGAATGTGAGCAATGAAATGCGCGAAATACTGATACGAGGACTATCGGAGATTGTAGTCAGCGGCCTTTAATCCATAGTGAAGGCTCGGGTTCCGTACAACTACGGCGAGAGAAATATCTCCCGATGCTAAAACGGGTTACGATGTTTGGAACCAGGCCCGACCTCAAATGCACGCAAGAGTGCGTATGATGTGCAAGGCATTGCCTCCCGGCGCGCCAGGAAAGGCAATCGCGGCAGACGCGAGGCGCTTGCGGGGCGGATAGAATCCGCGCAACAATTTCGTATTTGATGCCTTGATTTGCGGTCACTGGAACGTCCCAGCCGACCCGGAGGAATTCAGACGTGGCCAACATCCTGATCGTGGATGACGACCCGGCCGTGCAGATCACGATCCGGCTGCTTCTGGAGAGAGCCGGTCATCACGTCACCGTCGCCGGCGACGGCCACAAGGGACTTGCGCTGTTCGAGGCCAGCCCGTTCGACCTCTTGTTTCTCGACATCTTCATGCCCGGCATGGACGGGCTGGAGACGATGCGCCACATCCGGGCGCTAGCCCCGGCGATTCCGATCATCGTCATTTCCGGCCGATCGATCACGCCGGACGCCCATGCGGAGCCGGATTTCCTGAAGATGGCGACCAAGCTCGGTGCAGTGGCAAGCCTTCAGAAGCCGTTCCGGGCAGACGCGCTGCTCGCCGCGGTGAGCGGCTGCCTCGACGCGGGCAAGCCGGAGGGGCCCGATGTCAGTACCGGCCGCCGATGACGAGGGCGTCTCCTCTGCTGCAGGCCAGAACACGCACGGTCATCCGGGAACCCCTGCGAATATCTCCATGACCCTCGCAACCCGGCTGGCCATCGCGATGATCCTGCTGGTGGCGGCTACCGTGACCGCCGTCGGCTGGCTGGGCTATCGCAACATCACACAAGCCGTCATTCCGCGGGTGCTGGAGCGGGTCGAAGCCCAGTCACGCCTGCTGGCCACCAATCTTGAATCCTACGTTGCCGGCGTTCGCGGCGATTTGGTCGGCTATCGCTCCGCCGCGGCAATCAACGGTCTGATCCGGGCCCACCTCGGCGGAGGAATTGACGCTCTTGACGGCGTCTCGGAGCAGACCTGGCGCGAGCGTATCGCGGCGCGGCTCGCGGCCGAGATCGAGGCCAAGCCCAGCTATGGACAGTTTCGAATCATCGGTCTTGACGACGACCAGCGCGAGCTGGTCCGCGTCGATCGCTCCGGCCCGAACGGAGCGGTACGAGTTGCCCCCGACAGCGAACTGGAGCGCAAGAGCGAACGAACCTACTTTCAGGAAACGATACGACTGGCGCCGGGCGAGATTTATGTGTCGCCCATCGAACTCGCGACCCGCCAGGGGGGAACCACGGCCTTGCACACTCCGACCCTGCGGGCCGCGACGCCGCTGTTCACGCCCGACGGCAAGCCGTTCGGCATCATCATCGCCAATATCGACATGCGTCCGGTACTCGACCGCATTCGCTCGACGACGAGCTCGGGAGGCGAGATCTACGTCGTGAATGCGCGCGGCGACTATCTGGTTCATCCCGATCAGACGCGAGAATTCGGCTCGTTGCGCGCCCCCCCCACCAACTGGCGCAGTGATTTTCCATTTTTCTCAGCCCTGGCAGGCTCGCCGGGAGTATCCACGCAGCTCGCGACCGATGGATCGGGCCGGCCGAGCGGCGCGGCGATCGCGCCTGCGCTGCTTGCGAGCAAGGAATGGGTCGCAATCATCGTGACCATTCCCCCGGCCGTCTTTGGCCGCGTGCCGGCCGCCATTCAAAAAACGTCCTTGCTCGTCGGCTTGCTTGCCGTCCTCGCCGCGGCTTCGCTCGCGGTGCTGCTGGCGCGCTCCCTGACTCGCCCGATCGGGCGCCTGACCGCGGCCGTGGAGGCCATCGGCAGCGGACGGCCAGCGGACATTCCCGTCGATGCAAGCGGCGAGACGGGCGTGCTGGCGCGGGCCTTTGCCCACATGGTCGAGGAGATGAAGGCAAAGACGTCGGCACTGGAGCACGAGGTCGAGGAGCGGCGTCGCACCGAGGCCGTCCGCGACCAGCTCGCCGTCCGCGAAAGCCTGTTCAGCGCGGCGGTCCAATCCTCCGACGATTCGATCGTCCTGCAAACGCTCGACGGCATCATCATCGGCTGGAACGCGGCAGCCGAACGCCTCTACGGCTATTCGGCCGAGGAAGCGATCGGACAGCCGACGTCGATCCTGCTTCCGCCGGATCGCCGCGAGGAGGGCAAGGACTATCTTCGGCGGATTGCGAGGGGTGAGCGGATCGAACATTTCGAAACCGTGCGCCTGCGCAAGGATGGCAGCCCGGTCGAAATCTCGGTGAGCCTCTCACCGATCAGGGGCCCCTCCGGCGAGATCATCGGCGCCTCGGGCTCGGCGCGCAGCCTCACCGAGGCGCGACGGACCGAGCGGGCGCTACAGCAGCAGCTCGAGGAGCGGCGGCAGCTTTTCGACGCCTCGCAGGACCTGATCATGATCATGGACTCGCAGGGCCATATCGCGCAGATCAGCCCGAGCTGCGAGGCCATTCTCGGCTACCGGCCCGACGACATGATCGGCTACAGCGGCGCCGATTTCATCCACCCGGCCCATCTCGAACAATCGCGCGAGGAAATGCGCGCACTCAGGCGCGGCGGGCACCCGAAGCTCGCCGACACCCGCTGCCTCCACAGGGACGGACGCGAGATCTGGCTGTCCTGGCTCGGCAACTGGTCCGATCAGGCCAAGCGCTACTTCTTCGTCGGGCGCGACATGACCGAGGCAAGGCTGGCCGAGGAGTCCTTGCGCGAAAGCGAGCAGCTGGCCCGCAACATCGTCGAGACCGCGCTCGACGCCTTCGTCCAGACCGACGACCGCAGCATCATCCTGAACTGGAGCTCGCGGGCCGAAGAGCTGTTCGGCTGGCGCCGCGACGAAGCGCTGGGCAGGAATGCGATCGACCTCATCGTCGCCACAGGTGAGCGCGAGAGGGTCAAGGCGGGTCTCGCACGCTTCCTCGATTCCGGAGACGGTCAGACGCTCAATCGCCGCCGCGAGCTGGTCTGCTGCCGCCGTGACGGCAAGGAATTCAAGGCCGAACTGAGCGTCACGGCGCTGAAGCGCCGCGAAGGCATTCTGTTCAACGTCTTCTACCGCGACCTCACCGACAAGATCGCGTCCGAGGAACGCATCCGCCATGCGGAGAAGATGGAGGCGGTCGGCCAGCTCACCGGCGGCGTGGCGCACGACTTCAACAACATCCTCACCGTGATCACCGGGACGATCGAAATCCTCAGCGACGCAGTGGCCAAGGAGCCCGAGCTTGCGGCGATCACCCGGATGATCGACGAGGCCGCCGGCCGCGGCGCCGAGCTGACCCAGCACCTGCTCGCGTTCGCGCGCAAGCAGCCGCTCCAGCCGCGCGAGGTCGATATCAACTCGCTGATCGTCGACACCGCAAAGCTGCTGCGGCCGACGCTGGGCGAGCAGATCCAGATCGAATCCGTGTTCGAGGAGGAGAGCTGCGTTGCGATCGTCGATCCCAACCAGCTCACCACCGCGATCCTCAACCTCGCGCTCAACGCCCGCGACGCCATGCCCGGCGGCGGCAAGCTGATCGTGGAGACGGGCGCCGCCTATCTCGACGAGGTCTATGCCAGCGTCAACGACGTCCGGCCCGGGCACTACGTGCTGATCGCCGTGAGCGACACCGGAACCGGCATTCCGTCCAACATGCTGACCAGGGTGTTCGATCCCTTCTTCACCTCGAAGGGACCGGGCAAGGGCACCGGACTCGGGCTTTCGATGGTCTACGGCTTCATCAAGCAGTCCGCGGGCCACATCAAGATCTACAGCGAGGAAGGCCACGGCACCACGATCAAGATGTACCTGCCGCCAGGCAAGACGGCGACGGCGGTCGGCGACGGTGTGATCCCTGCGACGATCGAGGGCGGACACGAGACGATCCTGGTGGTCGAGGACGACCGGCTGGTGCGCGACTACGTGCTGGCGCAGCTGCATGCGCTGGGCTACGTCACCTTGCAGGCTGCGAACGCCGCGGAAGCGCTCGCGATCGTCGCCGCCGGAAAGCCGTTCGACCTCCTGTTCACCGACGTCATCATGCCCGGCAGGATGAACGGACGGCAGCTCGCCGACGAGCTGATGAAGACGCGCCCCGATCTCAGGGTGGTCTACACGTCAGGCTATACCGAGAATGCGATCATCCATCACGGCCGGCTGGATTCGGGCGTTCTGCTGCTCGCAAAGCCCTACCGCAAATCGGATCTCGCGCGGATCATCCGCAAGGCGCTGCTGGGGTGAGGCTTGGGAGTCATTCCGGACGCGCGTAGCGCGATCCGGAATCTCGAGATTCCGGGTTCGATGCTCCGCATCGCCCCGGAATGACGAAGAAATGTCCGCGATGCAACCGACCCTACGACGCGCGCTGCGCCGCGGTCATCACGATCCGGATCAGGTCGGCGGCATTGCGCGCACCGAGCTTCTTCATGATGTTGGCGCGGTGGTCCTCGATGGTGCGCGGGCTGATGCCGAGAGTGCGGCCGGCTTCCTTGTTGGAAGCGCCGGCGGCGAACTGCTCGAGCACCTCGCGTTCGCGCCGCGTCAACGGCTCGCGTCCGGGGAAATGCAGCGAGCCGAATTTCGGCGCTGCGTTCTCCGCCTGCCTGCGTGCATAGGCGCCGATCGCCTCGTCGAGGCGGCCGACGATCTCGCTGCCGCGGAACGGCTTCTCGATGAAGTCGAGCGCGCCGCTCTTGATGGCGCCCACCGCCATTGTGATGTCGCCCTGCCCGGAGATCATGAAGATCGGCGCCGGATAATCCTCACCGTGCAGCTCCTTCAGAATGTCGAGACCCGACTTTCCGGGAATGTGCACGTCGAGCAGGATCGCAGCCGGTGTGCGGTTTCGCGCGACGGAGAGCAGCGCTGCGCCGTCCGCAAAACAGATCACCTCATAGCCCGCCGCCTTCAACACCATCGACAAGGTGTCGCGAACAGCCGGGTCGTCGTCGACTACGAAGATTTCACCGCGAGAGGTTTGTTCGGCCATGTGCCATGTCCAATTGGCATTAGAGTCCATTCGGCATTGAGGACTCGCGTCCGCGCCAACCGTTATGGCGTTCGGCGCGGATTCGGCCCACCCGTATTTGTACGGGACATAGACTTAACGCACAAGTAGCGGCATGGCGCCTAATTGCGGGGGACGGAGAATATCCATGCTAAATTTGGCCAGCACGCCACCTCTCGTCACGACGCCCGAGGCCGACAGCCGTCAGTTGATTGCGGCCGACCTTCGCTGCCTGATCGCGCAGATCGAGAGCAGCATGCGCCTGATCGACGCAGCCATGATCGATGCAGGCCCGGAGCAGGACGACAACGGCGATCAGGCCGGTTCCGCCGACATTTTCGTGCTCGACGACGTCACGCCGCGCTATGCCACGGCGAGTGCCGCCCTCAACGTCTGCCGGGCGGGCCTTGGCCACGCCCTGCAATACCTGTCGGATTCCGGCGACCCGGTGTAGGTCGCGATCGGCGCGGCGGCGGCTGCATCCGATTGCATGGCAGCTCCGCGCGTCAGGTGCGGTGCCGTTCCACGATCGCGTCGCTGGCGACACCACCCCAGGTGTGGATCGCCGGCAGCCCCATCGCGGTCTTGCCGAGGTTGGCGAGGCTGATGCGCAGGGCCGCCAGATCGAGCGGCTTCGGCAGGCCCTGGAGCTGGATCCCGACGGAGCGGGCGAAGCTGCGGGCGGCGCTGCGGCGCTTGCCGTCCATGCCGCTGAT
Protein-coding regions in this window:
- a CDS encoding ABC transporter substrate-binding protein, with protein sequence MMMHLRSKLAAAALIAATALSVSAAHAQQKSEISLSRQPGIFYMPSHIMEKQKLIEKHAASLGVPGVTTKWVTFSGGGAQTDALLAGGVDILNTGTGNLLLLWDRTRGGVKGIVATSAQPMTLISRDANIKSIRDFGPGDKIAVPTVKVSTQAIVLQIAAAEAFGADQWSKLDANTVQLGHPDAYAALANSKHEVHTHFSIPPFTFLELKNVPGAHVVLSSPDVMGGPLSQAQFFTTTKFADANPKIIQAVRDATKEAQDLIRSDTRQAVEIYKEITGDKTSAEELLDLLKEPGMMEWNLEPQGTMKFAAHLYKTGTLKNQPKAWTDYYLPVAHDLKGN
- a CDS encoding GntR family transcriptional regulator; the encoded protein is MEVTHTAPRAARPARLDRARQAAPQVFERLRNAIIALELPPGAPLSRAELAGQFGVSSTPVRDALMRLEEEGLVDVFPQHATVVSRIDIGRAQQAHFLRQALELEIVRLLAEKHDDALIIRLDHAIALQQQFAKAGEFEAFMAADNDFHAQLYAAAGKQELWALVRSRSGHIDRLRRLHLPSPGKAQNIVRHHRLITRAIEAGDADAAQQHLRKHLSGTLSELDKIRSHHPEYLTD
- a CDS encoding HAMP domain-containing methyl-accepting chemotaxis protein — protein: MFKSIANTGIRTRLLGGFALICILLAATVIYTVAAVSDISSRIKTVVDLRAPVAVASTELVGNLYSTLSVLRGYLLTGDAQGKRDRAAVWADLDRTAAAVDRMAEGFSNPQNKTNWSEARALIAEFRQAQDKAELAAFTPSAYPASELLAKEAAPLIATMFAEITAMIDEEEALEATPQRKRLLKTFADVRGNLAAAGSQLRLYVASGEAADRDKFEKPLATFRAALASVGTQADLLTERQASAYRAIARANEAFTPLPQKIFAIRQTPQWNAPVFILSTEAAPRAARILDLLDGRKDTDGKRSGGLKSDQQSKLAEDARSVADAVERLLLLQWILLAAGLALGTTIAILVARSITRPIVELVGDSARLSGGDTSVEFKTAGRGDEIGVVSQAVAKFRDNVIAQQQAAASLAREAEAREAANRNMEDAVEEFRGTSRDLLALVGENAGTMRQTAESLGGIANHATSQAASAATASEQTAVNVQTVAAAAEQLASSIVEIGRQIELSNKTVRSAGEVTARSEAEIEGLAHAAQSISSVVDLIQAIAGQTNLLALNATIEAARAGEAGRGFAVVASEVKALADQTRNATQDIAQHIAAIQNSTGSAVASVKEVATAMRRIDEVTAAIASAVEEQGAATREISQNVQMAASGTQTLATSIGTVSGAIAETNRSADDVMGAANHVSGAAERLATEVQAFFVRLRTGPMDRRNSDDADYRGPDRRNAA
- a CDS encoding response regulator, translated to MANILIVDDDPAVQITIRLLLERAGHHVTVAGDGHKGLALFEASPFDLLFLDIFMPGMDGLETMRHIRALAPAIPIIVISGRSITPDAHAEPDFLKMATKLGAVASLQKPFRADALLAAVSGCLDAGKPEGPDVSTGRR
- a CDS encoding PAS domain S-box protein, whose product is MSVPAADDEGVSSAAGQNTHGHPGTPANISMTLATRLAIAMILLVAATVTAVGWLGYRNITQAVIPRVLERVEAQSRLLATNLESYVAGVRGDLVGYRSAAAINGLIRAHLGGGIDALDGVSEQTWRERIAARLAAEIEAKPSYGQFRIIGLDDDQRELVRVDRSGPNGAVRVAPDSELERKSERTYFQETIRLAPGEIYVSPIELATRQGGTTALHTPTLRAATPLFTPDGKPFGIIIANIDMRPVLDRIRSTTSSGGEIYVVNARGDYLVHPDQTREFGSLRAPPTNWRSDFPFFSALAGSPGVSTQLATDGSGRPSGAAIAPALLASKEWVAIIVTIPPAVFGRVPAAIQKTSLLVGLLAVLAAASLAVLLARSLTRPIGRLTAAVEAIGSGRPADIPVDASGETGVLARAFAHMVEEMKAKTSALEHEVEERRRTEAVRDQLAVRESLFSAAVQSSDDSIVLQTLDGIIIGWNAAAERLYGYSAEEAIGQPTSILLPPDRREEGKDYLRRIARGERIEHFETVRLRKDGSPVEISVSLSPIRGPSGEIIGASGSARSLTEARRTERALQQQLEERRQLFDASQDLIMIMDSQGHIAQISPSCEAILGYRPDDMIGYSGADFIHPAHLEQSREEMRALRRGGHPKLADTRCLHRDGREIWLSWLGNWSDQAKRYFFVGRDMTEARLAEESLRESEQLARNIVETALDAFVQTDDRSIILNWSSRAEELFGWRRDEALGRNAIDLIVATGERERVKAGLARFLDSGDGQTLNRRRELVCCRRDGKEFKAELSVTALKRREGILFNVFYRDLTDKIASEERIRHAEKMEAVGQLTGGVAHDFNNILTVITGTIEILSDAVAKEPELAAITRMIDEAAGRGAELTQHLLAFARKQPLQPREVDINSLIVDTAKLLRPTLGEQIQIESVFEEESCVAIVDPNQLTTAILNLALNARDAMPGGGKLIVETGAAYLDEVYASVNDVRPGHYVLIAVSDTGTGIPSNMLTRVFDPFFTSKGPGKGTGLGLSMVYGFIKQSAGHIKIYSEEGHGTTIKMYLPPGKTATAVGDGVIPATIEGGHETILVVEDDRLVRDYVLAQLHALGYVTLQAANAAEALAIVAAGKPFDLLFTDVIMPGRMNGRQLADELMKTRPDLRVVYTSGYTENAIIHHGRLDSGVLLLAKPYRKSDLARIIRKALLG
- a CDS encoding response regulator transcription factor, with amino-acid sequence MAEQTSRGEIFVVDDDPAVRDTLSMVLKAAGYEVICFADGAALLSVARNRTPAAILLDVHIPGKSGLDILKELHGEDYPAPIFMISGQGDITMAVGAIKSGALDFIEKPFRGSEIVGRLDEAIGAYARRQAENAAPKFGSLHFPGREPLTRREREVLEQFAAGASNKEAGRTLGISPRTIEDHRANIMKKLGARNAADLIRIVMTAAQRAS